The genomic segment AAAAAAGCAGTTAGCTAAAACCCATGCCTCAAATTCACGAGACCAGCTATTATGTTAAATCTCATGTTATATTTTTTCTGAAAGTTGCGGTAAACGTACGACAAAATCTTGAATATTTTCAATTCTCGTATCTTATTTTCGACCCTCATTCTAAATGATGCCAACTCTCGGTTGTGCTCCTTTTGCTCCTCAGTTAGTAGCTTTTTTCGGTATTTTTTGTATGGTATCACAACATTACTTTGCAACTTTTGCCATCCCTGATAGCCAGAATCAGCATGCTTTATACTGTCCGTAGGCAGCAATTTCTCCTGTTTTCTTATCCGAAAATCGTGAATTTTCCCACGGTAAGATCTTGAAACCGATAGAATTTGCCCACTTTCTTCGATCACAATTTCTGTTTTCATAGTCGTCATTTTTTTCTTTCCTGAGTAAGATCTCTTACGTTTTTTGCTTTCTTTTGGCTGCTGTATCTGCTGTTCTGTAACATCTGCCAGTACCTTCAAAATCCTCTCTGGAGTTAGGGTTCTGTCCTTTTTTATGGTAATTTTTTTGGCCAGTAGCGGCTCTATTTTCTTCAAAAGTCGGCAAATATTTGCATTATGTAAATTGAAAAGGCAGCCCAAAAATCTGTGGGTTATGTAGGTCCGATAATACAAAATTACGCACAGCATTTTATCTTCCAGCGTTGGTAATTTAGCAGTTCTTCCGTGGCGCTTTTTCTGTTTTTCAAGCTTTTCCCACTCTGGCCTTACTTTTTTAACAATTTTTTCGAATTCTTCTATTTTCAATCCCGTTATATCTCGAAAATTTCTTGGGTGTTTATTTACTTTATGGTAATTTAGACTCATTTTCCCTCACTTCTCATCCCTCTTTTTCTTACTTTACCATCTTTTACACTATTTTGCAGCAAGTCTTATGCTCTACTTGCTCTTCTGGAGTGAAGTACTTAACTCTTGAATTACTTCCAGAAATCTCTTTGTTCTTTAGTTCCTATTTCTGAAAAATATGCATAACGAGGGAAAAGATGTTTAAACACATGTTCTACCCAATGTAAAATCTTATTTGCAACGCCAAAAACTTTCTTGTTACCTAAATCGATAGAGAGCTGCTCCTCCTTTGGTACCGCTCGGTGATCAGACCTTGTGCCAGCTTTACCAAATTCTCCGGCAGCATATTTAAATTTTTCTAGTAAATGTTCCTTGCGTTCTTCTGGTACTCGTTTAGGCTCTTCCAGTAAATATTTTTTAAATATTGACATTTTTACCCCACTAAATATTATTTAATTTTATACCATTTTGAACAAAAAGTCAACTATTCTCTTAATATATTAAGGAAAGGAAAAGCATGCATAAATATTTAAAAAATATGAATCTTGCTTGCACTGGTCACAAATAAAGTGCGTTATTCATTACAAAGTTAGTAAAGATTCTGGTTTACTTAAAGTTCGTTAATTGCTATTTTTTAAAACACAATATTTGCTATAGCGTCATATGCTTAGGATTCTTTCTGAAGTTTTATTTATACTAATGTTTTTAATTTCTAGCTTTTTTATTACGTATGATGCCGAAGCTAAGTCCAAAACAAAACTTAGTGAAAGATATACACCCCAAGGTAATCCTGGCGGTGCAAATTTTCATGAAGATGAGGATTTTGCTGAATCGTATAAGCTATATAAGAAGCGTAGGGAACTCCTAAAGAAAAAAAAGTTGCAAGATCGAGCTAATATTAAAATAAATAAAGAAAATCTAGCTAAAAAATTAAAGGAAAAAAAAATTGCCATTCTTGATAATGAACCAAGTGACACAGAAGTTTGCATAGTTGACGACGAAGAGGACGCTATGGTAAACCAGTATGGTATCAATATTGCACGTTTAAAGGGCGCTATATTTATAGACCAAGAGCCAATTGTGCAGTATGAAGACAAGCAGCATGAAAGTAAACAACAAGAAGAAAAAAAGGCTACTTCAGTACGAGAGAAAAAAGTTTCTCCTATAAACGTTACTATAAAAGACACCCCATCAAAAAGAACGTGTTCACGTGATTCCATTGCTGATCTAAACAACATCAGTTCAAACGGTTCGGATTCGTTTGGAAGTATAGCTGATACAGCAGAGTAATGCTAGCAATATGCTGAATTGGTAGGTTATGGAATTGAATGACAAGATATACGCCACTCCTCGACATGAGACTCATGTTGTAAAAGTTGGACAAATAAAAATAGGTGGAAATAATCCTATAGTTGTGCAGTCTATGGCACTTGGTGTACATATAGATTCTGACGACATAAAAAGCGGTGCTAAGCGATACGCAAAAGAAATAATAGAACTAGCACATGCAGGTTCAGAATTGGTGCGAATTGCTTTGAATTCAGAGGAAGTAGCAAGAGCAATACCGTATATAGTAGAAGAAATAAATAAAGAAGATTTTGATAGTAAGATATTGGTGGGTTGCGGGCAATATGAGTTAGACAGACTGGTTCAAGATTATCCAGACAACATCAAAATGCTGGGTAAAATTAGGATGAATCCGGGCAATATAGGTTTTGGCGACAAACGTGATGAAAAATTTGAAAGGGTTATAGAGTATACAATAAAACATGACCTTCCTATTAGAATTGGAGTAAATTGGGGCAGCCTCGATAAGTACCTTTCGCAAAAATTGATGGATGAGAACTCTTTGTCTAGTAATCCAAAATCTTCTGATGTTGTGTTGCGCGAGGCACTTGTAATGTCAGCTCTGAGTAGTGCACGGAAAGCTGAAGAAATTGGCCTCAGTGCGGATAAAATAATCATTTCATGTAAAGTTAGTAAAGTGCAAGATTTAATTTCGGTCTACACAGCACTTGCAAAATCTTCTAATTATGCGTTGCACTTGGGTTTAACTGAAGCTGGTATGGGCAATAAAGGCGTGATAAATACTACAGCAGGGCTTACTTATTTATTGCAAAATGGTATTGGAGATACGATACGGGCTTCTTTAACTCAACGCCCTGGTGAATCACGAGTTAGTGAAGTAATAGTGTGTCAAGAAATATTGCAGTCCATAGGTTTGCGTCACTTTAATCCTCAGGTTAGCTCATGTCCAGGATGTGGACGCACGAACAGTGATCGTTTTCGCATCTTGACTGAAGAAGTAAATGATTACATCAAAATTCACATGCCAACATGGAAGAAAAAAAACCCAGGTGTAGAACGCATGAATATTGCTGTTATGGGATGTATCGTAAACGGTCCTGGAGAAAGTAAACATGCAAATTTGGGAATCAGCTTACCTGGATATGGAGAAAAACCTGTTTCAGCGGTTTACAGAAACGGCAAGTACTTCAAAACTTTGCAAGGTAATAATATCTTTGAAGAATTT from the Candidatus Wolbachia massiliensis genome contains:
- a CDS encoding transposase family protein, producing the protein MSLNYHKVNKHPRNFRDITGLKIEEFEKIVKKVRPEWEKLEKQKKRHGRTAKLPTLEDKMLCVILYYRTYITHRFLGCLFNLHNANICRLLKKIEPLLAKKITIKKDRTLTPERILKVLADVTEQQIQQPKESKKRKRSYSGKKKMTTMKTEIVIEESGQILSVSRSYRGKIHDFRIRKQEKLLPTDSIKHADSGYQGWQKLQSNVVIPYKKYRKKLLTEEQKEHNRELASFRMRVENKIRELKIFKILSYVYRNFQKKYNMRFNIIAGLVNLRHGF
- a CDS encoding TRP75-related protein is translated as MLRILSEVLFILMFLISSFFITYDAEAKSKTKLSERYTPQGNPGGANFHEDEDFAESYKLYKKRRELLKKKKLQDRANIKINKENLAKKLKEKKIAILDNEPSDTEVCIVDDEEDAMVNQYGINIARLKGAIFIDQEPIVQYEDKQHESKQQEEKKATSVREKKVSPINVTIKDTPSKRTCSRDSIADLNNISSNGSDSFGSIADTAE
- the ispG gene encoding flavodoxin-dependent (E)-4-hydroxy-3-methylbut-2-enyl-diphosphate synthase encodes the protein MELNDKIYATPRHETHVVKVGQIKIGGNNPIVVQSMALGVHIDSDDIKSGAKRYAKEIIELAHAGSELVRIALNSEEVARAIPYIVEEINKEDFDSKILVGCGQYELDRLVQDYPDNIKMLGKIRMNPGNIGFGDKRDEKFERVIEYTIKHDLPIRIGVNWGSLDKYLSQKLMDENSLSSNPKSSDVVLREALVMSALSSARKAEEIGLSADKIIISCKVSKVQDLISVYTALAKSSNYALHLGLTEAGMGNKGVINTTAGLTYLLQNGIGDTIRASLTQRPGESRVSEVIVCQEILQSIGLRHFNPQVSSCPGCGRTNSDRFRILTEEVNDYIKIHMPTWKKKNPGVERMNIAVMGCIVNGPGESKHANLGISLPGYGEKPVSAVYRNGKYFKTLQGNNIFEEFTVIINDYVKEHYTHE